ACGTTGCCGAGCCCGAGGTCGGCGTCGAGCAGCAGCACGCGCTTGCCCATCTTGGAGAACGCCACGGCGAGGTTCGCCACCGAGTTGGTCTTTCCCACGCCGCCCTTGCCGCTCGTCACCGAAAGGACCCTCACGGAGTGCGACTCCGCCGGCGCCGTCTCGTCCGCCCTGTGCGCCATGTCTCTCAATGTGTACGCCTGGTCCATTCTCCCTCCGGCCTGTGATTTAGAGTCGGGACCGCGTGCCGCCTCTTCGCGGTCGCCTCAGGTGAGAAAATCGAGAATCCTTTCCCTCGTGGCCCGCTCGATATCCTCCGGCACCCGCTGACCGGTGGTGAGGTAGGCCACCGGCTTTCCTGACATGACGGCGGCGTTGAGCACCGGCCCCCTCACCCCCGCCTCGTCGAGCTTGGTGAAGGTGAGCGAATCGAGCGGCAGGCGCGAGAACTCCCGCACCGTCTCGTAGAGGACCGAGTCCCTCGATGCGGCGCTGAGCACGAGGTTGAAGCGCAGCCTTCCGTCGATTCCGGCGAGGCCGGCGAGCTCGCCTATGTGCTCGCTGTCCCTGTGCGCCCTGCCGGCCGTGTCTATGAGCACCACGTCCTTGTCCCTGTGGGCCCTGATCAGCCCCGCGAGCTCTTCGGGGCCGCCGGCAACCTCGACGGGCACGCCTATGATGCCGCCGTAGGTCCTGAGCTGCTCCGCCGCCGCGATGCGGTAGGTGTCCATCGTGAGGAGCGCAACACGTCTCTTGCGCTTGAGGGCGTATATGGAGGCGAGCTTGGCGATGGTCGTCGTCTTGCCGACGCCGGTGGGCCCCACGAAGGCGAGCGCCCGGCAGCCGCGCTCCCCGCCGGAGGCGGGCCTGCCCAGGGGATCGCTCACGGATATCTTGCCGTAGAGCACGCGGGCCACGAAGGCCCGGAGCTTCCCCTCGTCGGCGGCGGCCTCCTTGCCGAGCCTCGAAAATGTGTAGACCAGGACCTTCTGCGCAAGCCTGCGGTCAAGGCCGTTGGCAACGAGGTGGTCCTCGACCCTGGCGAAGCTCTCGCCCCGCGGGGCGTTGCGGTTGAGGAAGAGCTCCCAGCAGATATCCTTCAGCTCCTTGAGCTCCGCTTCTATTTCGGAGATGTCCGCCGCCGTAGCCGTGCCGGACCGCTCCCGGCCTGAAGCGGTAGCTGCGTGCCGGGCCGCCGGCGAGTCGTAATCCACGGCCGCCACCACC
The window above is part of the Deltaproteobacteria bacterium genome. Proteins encoded here:
- the flhF gene encoding flagellar biosynthesis protein FlhF is translated as MHIKRFTARSVAEAMKAVKAEFGDEALIMSTRGLGGSGLYEVVAAVDYDSPAARHAATASGRERSGTATAADISEIEAELKELKDICWELFLNRNAPRGESFARVEDHLVANGLDRRLAQKVLVYTFSRLGKEAAADEGKLRAFVARVLYGKISVSDPLGRPASGGERGCRALAFVGPTGVGKTTTIAKLASIYALKRKRRVALLTMDTYRIAAAEQLRTYGGIIGVPVEVAGGPEELAGLIRAHRDKDVVLIDTAGRAHRDSEHIGELAGLAGIDGRLRFNLVLSAASRDSVLYETVREFSRLPLDSLTFTKLDEAGVRGPVLNAAVMSGKPVAYLTTGQRVPEDIERATRERILDFLT